A genomic stretch from Oreochromis niloticus isolate F11D_XX linkage group LG11, O_niloticus_UMD_NMBU, whole genome shotgun sequence includes:
- the LOC109204210 gene encoding basement membrane-specific heparan sulfate proteoglycan core protein isoform X5, translating to MKVIVLFVFVLGALSAAGEDFFAKVGQKVTLNCGVSSYRRSLTWRHINDLLHSVDQSGFPRKGYVELVQRSVLRQTNLEISSVKETDAGRFTCLADGTRHNHSLVVLSVLASIKPSAVFELNNEATLRCEVKGQHHGCEVKWRSPNTYSLTNTSTVQLKPVKTSHNGAWECIITCGRNTFSEPLAITVQEPPTTTTPPTTLKNITSFVTSVQGTANDCPLGLSCSMWFAIGVCCQFGMLLIVCVTVLCKCMRRNTV from the exons ATGAAGGtgattgtgttgtttgtgtttg TGCTGGGTGCGCTCTCTGCAGCAGGTGAAGATTTCTTTGCAAAAGTCGGGCAGAAAGTCACATTGAACTGTGGAGTCAGCAGCTACAGACGCTCTCTGACGTGGCGTCATATAAATGACCTTCTTCATAGTGTTGATCAGAGCGGCTTCCCTCGCAAAG GCTATGTTGAACTTGTGCAGAGGTCAGTCCTGAGACAGACGAATCTGGAAATCTCCAGTGTGAAAGAAACAGATGCTGGACGGTTCACATGTTTGGCAGATGGGACACGTCATAACCATTCACTTGTTGTGCTCTCAG TTTTGGCCTCCATCAAACCCTCTGCTGTTTTCGAGCTAAACAATGAGGCAACGCTCAGGTGTGAGGTGAAAGGTCAGCACCATGGTTGTGAAGTGAAGTGGAGAAGTCCAAATACATATTCACTCACAAATACATCAACAGTTCAACTCAAACCTGTAAAAACCTCACATAACGGGGCCTGGGAGTGTATCATCACCTGTGGCAGGAATACATTTAGTGAGCCTCTGGCCATCACAGTACAAG AGCCTCCAACTACAACAACTCCACCAACCACCctgaagaacatcacatcattTGTAACGAGTGTTCAGG GTACTGCCAACGATTGCCCACTGGGACTCTCCTGTTCGATGTGGTTTGCGATTGGGGTGTGCTGCCAGTTTGGGATGCTCCTCATAGTTTGTGTCACTGTCTTGTGTAAGTGTATGAGAAGAAATACAGTATGA